TGGACTCGCAGAATCGCAGGTTGTACCAGTGCTGCTCGGTGGGTTCGATGAACCCGTTCTCGATCAGCTCTCGATCGGCCATGTCGTTGATCTCCGCGATGTACACCACCCACTCAGCCGCCTCAATCGACTGGGCGGTTTCCCGGAGGCGGCTGCTCAGATACGGAATGGCATCGTCGAGCCGCCTGATGCGGGCCTCGGTGCGCTCCCGCTCCCCCGGCACGTTCTCCCTTGCCTCCAGGGCTTCCTCGAACACCTCCGACACCTCCGACAGCAGGGCATTTCGCCAAATGGCGTCGGTGGCCTCGGTTACGCCCAGAACGAAGACCAGGTCTTCGAGATAGCCGCCCGCCATGTACTCCTGCACGATGAGACTCTCAGCCTCGTCATTCAGCAGCTGCTTGCCGGTGTCGGTGCTGTTGAGCTGATCCAACCGGGCGAGTTCGCGGTGCAGCTCATCGACCGTGCGGTCGAGCGCCCTTTGCAGGCTGTCACGAGCGGTGATGGCCACCTCCAAGTTGTGCTGGGCCCGCTCCAGATCGCGCCACGGCGGCACGGCCGACTCAACGGCCACCGGCTGGACCGCTTCGCCGTCCTCGTCGGCCTGTCCGAAGGCGACGCCGCCAGCGGCCGCCATGGTGACGACCACTGCAACGAAAAGAACCGTCAAGCGACTGCGTTCTTCAGCCCGCAAACTCTCTCCCCAGTTCGGCTACCCTCGAAACGGGTTTACCGCAACGCCGTTCAGGGCAGCAAAACCCCTACCGGCCGTTACAAATCTACCGACTATGCCCACTATCCCTTCAACCGACCCTGCCCTACTCCCGGTGGGACAAGAGCCAGAGGCGATCCTGATCGTGTCGTTCGGCGGGCCAGAGGGCCCCGACGACGTGATGCCGTTCTTGCGCAACGTGACCCGGGGTCGGGGCATCGGAGACGAGCGCCTGGCCGCCGTCGCCGAGCATTATCACCTGTTCGGAGGGGTCAGCCCCATCAACCAGTGCAATCGAGACTTGGTCGCCGCCCTGGCGGCCGAGCTGGGTGCTCGGGGAGCGGGTCTGCCGGTGTACTGGGGCAACCGGAACTGGTCGCCGATGCTGGCCGACACCATGGCCCAGATGCGCGACGACGGGATTGGCGCCGCAATGGGATTCGTGACCTCGGCTTTTGGCTCCTACTCCGGCTGCCGCCAGTACGCCGAGGACATCGAGCAGGCTCGGGCGTCGGTCGGTCCTGACGCGCCAATGGTCCACAAAGTGCCCCCGTTCTGGGATCAGGAGGGATTCCTGTCGGCCATGGCCGACAACCTCGCCGCCGCCCGCCGAGCTGAGCCGAGCGCCCCGGTGGTGTTCACCGCCCACAGCATTCCCCAGTCCATGGCGGCCACCGCCCCCTATGAGGCCCAGCTCAACGAGGCCTGCCGCCGGGTGGCGGGGCGCACCGGAGTGCAAGAGTGGTCGCTGGCCTACCAAAGCCGCAGCGGCCCGCCCCAGGTTCCGTGGCTGGAGCCCGATATCGGCGATGAGCTGGACCGACTGGCCGATGCCGGGGCCGACGCGGTGATCGTGGTGCCCATCGGCTTCGTGGCTGACCATATGGAGGTGGTCTACGACCTCGACACTGAAGCCCGCCAGCGAGCCGACATGCTGGGGTTGCGGTTAGCCCGTGTGCCCACTGTCGGCACCCATCCAGCGTTCGTCACGATGATCGCCGATTTGGTGCTGGCTCCCCCGCCGGCGCCCTGTCCGGTGGACTGCTGTTTGCGGTAGGGATCGCTATTCGCTGGCGCAAATGCCCCTATGGGCGGGATCTGCTATTCGCGAGAGCCGATCTCGGTGTTGATCCAGGCGATGAGCTGGGCCTGATTGCGGGTCTGGGTCAAGATGTCGCCAGGACCGCTGAAGTGGAATACGAAACCCTCGCCCGACTTCATCGACTGGATTGAGCGGCCCTCCACGGCTCGGCGTAGCTCGTAGCTCACGGTGTCGGGGAAGGCCAGCATGTGGCTGGTGTCCACCACCACCGTCTCACCCACGGCCAGCGAGACCACGTCGATGGCCCCGTAAGAGGCCACCACTACCTTGCCAGTGCCCTCGGCGTGGGCCATGAACCCGCCCTCGCCACCGACCAGCGACTTGAAGCCGCCCCACTTGGTGTCCATTTCCACTGAGGCATCGGAGGCCAGCCAGTTGCCCCGCTCGATGATCCACGATTGCGACCCGTCCAGATCGATCACCCGAAGATCGCCGGGCAGCTTGGCAGCCACGTCCACCCAGCCGCCCTGCGCGGGAGCGGTGTAGGTGGACACGAACAGCGATTCGCCGCCCAGCACGCTGCGCTTGAGCCCCTTGAGCATGCCGCCCTCTACTTTGGCCTCCAGCGACATCCCCGAGGAGTGGGCCGACATAGCTCCGGCCTCGACTTTGACCTGCTCACCCCCGCCAAGGGCGCACCGGGCGACGGCAAAGCTGGGGGCATGACGTATATCTACCTGCATGCCGGGCAGCCTACCCACCGCCTACGGCGAATTGGTGGCGGGCTGGCCAAGATTTACGGGCTGTTTACCCGATGCTTTTGTCCTGGCCTTCCCAGTAGGGGGCCCGCAGCTCCCGCTTGAGCACCTTCATGGCGCCCGACAGGGGTAGCGGTTCAGCCCGGAACTCCACCGATTTGGGCACTTTGTAGCCGGCGATGATCTGGCGAGCGTGCTCGCAGACCTCCTCTTCGGTGATCTCCTGGCCCGGTGCGGGAACCACCACGGCGTGGACCGCCTCACCCCAAACCGGATCGGGAATGCCGATCACCGCCACTTGGGCCACGCCGGGATGGGTGGAGATAGCGCTCTCCACCTCGGATGAGTACACGTTCTCGCCGCCCGACACGATCATGTCCTTCACCCGGTCGACCAAGAACAGGTAGCCCTCCTCGTCGAGGTATCCGGCGTCGCCGGTGTGGTACCACCCGTCCCGGAACACCTCGGCGGTGGCATCGGGCTTGTTCCAGTACTCCTTCATGTAGTTGCCGCCCCGGGCGCACACCTCGCCGATCTCGCCGTCGGGCAACATGTTGCCGTCCTCGTCTTGGATGCAGAGGTTCACGCCGAACACCGGGCGGCCCACCGACCGCAGCTGGGGGCCGCCGGCCACATGGTCTTCAGCCGACAGGAACGTGAGCACCGACGAGCACTCGGTCATGCCGTAGCCCTGGAGCAGGTTCACATCCGGCAGGTGCTCCAGCAGATGGCTCAAAACGGCCTCGGGCATCGGCGACGCGCCGTACACCAGCTCTCGCAGCGACGCCAGCCGCTCGGGCCGGTACTCGGGGTGCTGGATGCACATGCCGATCATGGTGGGCACCATCACCGTCTGGGTGATGCCCTCGGCCTCAATCAGGTTCATCACCCCGGCGGGGTCGAAGGCGGGGATGGTCACCATCTTGGAGCCGGAGGCCGGAATCACCAGCAAGCTGGCCATAGAGGCGGCGTGGAACAGCGGCGTCTGGCACAAGAACACATCGTCGTCTCTCGTGCCCCCCAGCCCGATGGCCACGTGGTACACGTTCAGCATCTCAGCCCGCTGCTGGAGCAGCACCCCCTTGGGAAGGCCGGTGGTACCGCCGGTGTACATGAGCACCACCGGGTCGTCCTCTTCGGGCTCAGGCGGCGCAGCGGTGTCGCCCGCGGCCACCAAATCCTCGTAAGCCACGTCGTGGGGCACATCGCCGGAGCCGATGAGCACCACGGTGCGGATGGGGCTGTCGCCGGCGGCCTCCATGGCCTTGACGAATGCCTCGGCAAAGAAGCCGTCCACAAAGGCCACCTCGGTGCCCGAGTCCTTCACGATGTACTCCAACTCGGGGCCGGCCAGCCGCAGGTTCAGCGGGTTGACCACCCCGGCGCCCAGATAGCAGGCGTGGTAAAGCTCCAGGTAGGAGGCGCTGTTGAGGGCCATGATGGCCACCCGGTCGCCCTTCTTGACACCGAGCTCGCTGCCCATGGCATTGGCCAGCCGGGTGACCCGCTCGCCGTGGGTGGCGAAGCTGGCCCGGTAGGCACCGTCGACGATCGCCTCTTCGTTGGCGTACCGCTCCACTGCCGGGTAGAACTGCCGGTGATAGATCAGCTCTTTCATGGGGGCAACCGTAGCGCGAGACCGAGTGTGCCGGAGCGGGTCGAAGGAGGCGAAATGGACGTCGAATCCACAGTGCGTTGGCTGAAGGATCGGGAGCTGATCAAGGAGGTTCCCCAGCGGTACGCCCGGGGAATCGACCGCATCGACTTCGACCTGGTGCGCTCCGCCTTCCACCCCGACTGCCAGATCAGCGGGACGGTCATCTCCGGAGACCTTGACCCCTACCTTGACTGGACCGAGAAGGAGCTGCACAAGTTCGATGCCACCCTCCACTTCATGGGCAACCAGTACATCGACTTGGAAGAGGGCGCCGACGAGGGTCACATTGAGACCTGGGCGGTGGCCTACCACATGCGCCCGGAGGACTCAGATGTAGGCGACCTCATCTTGGGCCTGCACTACTGCGACGACGTGGCCCGTTTTGACGACCGCTGGCTCATCACCGCCCGCACCGCCCGACCCCAGTGGGCCCGCGGCGCCTTCCCCGCACCACCCGACGAACTGAAAAGCGATTGGCACGACGTGGACATCCGCCACGTGTGACCGCCTAACGGCGCTTATAGCCAGAGCAGCGACCTGGCATGACATAGGATATGCCATGCCAGTGATGCTACATTGGTCCTGTGCGGACGATGATCATCCTTCCCGACCACCACCACGCCGAGGCCAAGCGCAAGGCCGCCCATGAGGGCATCTCGCTGTCGGCATACATCCGCCGCCTCGTGGCCAACGACCTAACCGAGGCTGACGCCGCAGCCGATCCGTCGCTGTTGTTCGGGCTGTTCGACAGCGGAGGATCGAGGATCGCCGACGGAAAACAAGCCATGATCAGCGAGGCGATCGACAAGCAGTTTGCCGCCAAAGGCCTCTGAGCAGTGGCCCCGGTCTTCGTAGACACGAGCATCTGGTACGCCGCAGCCGACGTCGGCGACGCCCACCGCGACATCGCCCAGTCGCTGCTCGCCGAACGCGCCGGAGACCTGGTCACCAGCGACCTCGTCTTAGCCGAGTTGTGGAACCTGGTGACCGCCCGCACCAACCACGCCAACGCCAACCGCGTAGTCACCGCCATCGCATCGGGCGTCGCCCGGATCGAATGCACAACGCCGGCCGACTTCGAGGCTGCCCAGGCGATGCTGGACGACTACCCCGACCAGTCGTTCTCCCTCACCGACCGCACAAGCTGGGCCCTCATGGAGCGCCTGGCCATCACCCAGGCACTCGCAGCCGACGCCGACTACCGCATCCACCGCTACGGCCCCCACAAATCCCAAGCATTCACAGTCCACCCCTAACCCCCGCCCGGCCCGCACCATGTATACCGAGATGCCCGGTCAACAGATCACAGTGGATCTAATAGCCAGCCAGTAGCAGCCGCCGCCGGCTAGTTGGGGTGGTGGACGGGGAGGATGAGGGGGTGATCGGGTTGGGCGCGGGCGATCCGGGTATCGGCGGTGACAAGGGGGCTGTTCAGGCTCTCGGCGAGGGCGAGGTAAAGAGCATCGTAGAAGGTGAGGTTGTGGCGCAGCTGCCAGGCGCGGGCTGCTAGCGGCCCGTGGTGGGGGTGGCGGTGGTGAATCGTTCTCTCAGCGAGCAGCCGGGCCGACTCAGCAGCGCGTTCATCGAGGTCGCCGCGCAAAGCCATCGAGCGCAGGGCGCTGCCCGCCTCGGCATCGATAAGAAACGGCGCCGACCGCCTGCGGTCTCGCAACTGTGCTCGGGCTTGTTCTCCGATGGGTCCTATGTCGGCCACCGCCGCTACCAGCGCCGAAGCGTCCACCACCACAGCATTCGAGTTCACCGGCGGTTGTTGTCGAGGTCTGCCAACAAGACGTCGATATCGAGTTCTGTCCCGTGTGACTGGGCGAAGCGCTCCAGTTCGCCGAAGTGGGCGTCTTCGTCCGGTTCGCGGGCGAGCCGCTCGACTTGCTTTTTCATATAGGCCTGGATCGACTGGCCCGCCGCTCGGGACCGCCGTCGGATCGTCTCATAAGCCTCCTCGGAAACATCCCGGATCTGGATTGTTGCCATGCCGACACAATAGCGCTACAGCGCTGAAATACAAGCACCTTGTTTTCTGGCCCGACGAGCGCACCGCAGCGCTACCGGGCAGACTACGGGCCATGAATGATCGACCAGTGGCGTTTGTGACCGGGGCGAGCCGGGGGATTGGCAAGGCGTGCTCGGTGCATTTGGCCCGGGCGGGCTTCGATGTGGCGGTGTCGGCCCGTACGGTGCAGGAGGGCGAGCAGCGGGAGCACTCCTCCACGGTGCAGCGGTCGGACACCTCGCCGCTGCCGGGCAGCCTGTCGGCCACCGCGGCGCTGGTGACCGAGGCGGGGGGCGATGCGCTGATCGTGGCCGCCGATCTGCTCGACTTCGACTCCCTGGAGGCGGCGGCCGCTATCACATTGGAGCACTGGGGCCGGGTGGACGTGCTGGTGAACAACGGGCGCTACATCGGCCCCGGCCACATGGACCGCCTGCTGGACACCCCCATCGAATTGCTCGACTGCCACCTGAAGGCCAACTGCCTGGCACCGCTGGTGCTCACCAAGGCGTTTTTGCCCCAGATGGTCGAGCGGGGTAGCGGCACCCTGGTGAATATCACCTCGGCCTCGGGCTACGCCGACCCCACCGAGGCGGCGGGCGACGGCGGCTGGGGCATGGGCTACGGCATCAGCAAGGGCGCCTTCCACCGGGTGGCCGGATTCCTGGCCGTGGAGCACGGCAAAGACAACATCAACACCTTCAACGTGCAGCCTGGCTACATCTCCACCGAGCGCATCGCCCAAGACATGGCCCAGTTCGGCTTCGAGGACACCGGCCAGCCCGCCGACGTGATCGGCGCGGTAGTGGCCTGGCTGGCCACCGACCCCGAAGCCACCGAGCTGAACGGCACCAACATCGAGGCCCAATTCTTCTGCCACGAACGGGGCCTGCTGCCCAGCTGGGACGGCCCGGAACCCAACACCGCCGCCATCCGCTACGACCTGAGCGGCGCCATCCTGGCCGACAAGGAGGCTCAGCTTCTGGCCCAGAGCGCCCAAGAGTGACCGACGAAGCCGCCGCTGGCCGCAAAGCATCCGGGGGCCGAGAAGCGTCCGGCCGGCTAGAGCTGTGCACAGTCATGCCCGTGTACAACGAAGAGGAGATCGCCGGCCAGGTAGCCGAGCGCTGGCTCGGGGTGCTCGACAGCCTGGGCATCGACTACGAGCTGGTGGCCATCGTGGACGGCGCCACCGACGCCAGCGAGCAGATTCTGCGGGCGGTGGCCGAGCGCCACCCCCGGCTGGTGGTGGACGCCAAGACCAACAGCGGCCACGGGCCGACCATCTTGCGGGGCTACCGGCGAGGGACGGTCACCGCTGACTGGGTATTCCAGACCGATTCCGACGACGAGATGCCCGCAAGCTCGTTTGGTGAGCTGTGGAACCTCCGCCACCAGACGGATGCGGTCATCGGCATCCGAACCAGCCGGAACCAGTCGCCCGGCCGACGGGCCATCACCCGGGCCGCCCGGTTCACCGCCCGGGCCGCCTTCGGCTGCCGCCTGGCCGACGTGAACTGCCCATACCGGCTGATGCGCTCGACGGTGCTGGCTCCCCTGCTGACCCCCATTCCCGACGACACCTTCGCCCCCAACGTGGTGCTGTCGGGGATGCTGACCAGATCAGGTGCCCGCGTGGCTGAGGTGCCCGTCCCCCACCAAGACCGCACCACCGGAGTGGTGTCGATCCTGGGTTGGCGGGCGCTTCGGGCCGCCGTCCGATCCTTCGGCCAGACCGTGCGCCTCAGCCGCGCCCGCATTCCGGAAATCTGACCGTAAGCTGCCGATTTCCGCCCAACTGTCACCGTTGGCAGGTACCGTCTAATCAGGGGTAAAACCCGCACTTCCCCCTACGAAAATCCGCTAAGGGAATCATGCCCCCACAATCACAGTTACCGCTCGGCACCGTGTCGAACGATCGCGACACGGATGTCGATTTTGCCCGTGAGATCGTGCCTGTCCCGGTGGCCGAGGAGATGTCGGAGTCATTTCTGGCCTACTCCCTGTCGGTCATCACCTCCCGGGCCATCCCCGATGTCCGTGACGGCCTGAAACCGGTGCAGCGCCGCATCCTCTACTCCATGCTCAACATGGGTATCCGCTCCGACGGTCCCCACCGCAAGAGCGCCCGCGTGGTGGGCGACACGATGGGCAAGTACCACCCCCATGGCGATGCCGCCATCTACGACGCCCTCGTGCGCCTGGCCCAGGATTTCTCCCGGCCCATCACCCTGGTGGACCCCCACGGCAACTTCGGCACCCTCGACGACCCCCCGGCCGCCCCCCGCTACACGGAGTGCCGCCTGGCCAATGCCGCCATGGAGATGCTGGCCGAGATCGACGAGGACACCGTGGACCACCGGTCGACCTACGACGGCGAGAGCACCGAGCCCGAGTGCTTGCCGGGCCGGCTGCCCAACCTTCTAGTGAACGGCACCACCGGTATCGCCGTGGGCATGGCCACCAACATGGCCCCCCACAACCTGCGGGAGGTGGCCGAGGCCATCCGGCTGGTGATGACCAAGCGCCGGCCCAAGCCCACCGTCGACGAGCTGCTCAAGGCCCTGCCCGGCCCCGATTTCCCCTCCGGGGGCTTGGCCATCGACGCTGAGGAAGGCGGGCTGCGCCAGATCTACGAGAGCGGGCGGGGATCAATCCGGATCCAGGCCAAAATGGCACCGGTCAAACTGACCCGCAGCCGCTGGGGAATCGAGGTCACCGAACTCCCCTACATGGTCGGGCCCGAGAAGGTGGTCAAGCGCGTAAACGACCTGATCGTCGACGGCAAGCTGCCCGGCATCCACGACGCCCGCAATCTGTCCGACCGCCATCACGGGCTGCGCATCCTGATCGAGTGCGAGCCCCATGTGGAGCCCGAGAAGCTGTACTACGACCTGTTCCGCCTCACCCCGCTGGAGGAGACCTTCGCAGTCAACAACGTGGTGCTGGTGAACGGCGTCCCCACCACCGTGGGGCTCTACGACCTGTGCCGCCACTACATCGACCACCGCCTCGACGTTGTGGTGCGGCGCACTCGGCATCGCCTGGGCCGGGCCCGCGACCGCCACCACATTCTGGAGGGGTTGATCACCGCCCTGGACAACATCGACGAGGTGGTGGCCATCATCCGGAGCTCGGACGACGCTGCCGAGGCCCGGCAGCGATTGCAGGACGCCCTGGATCTGACTGAGGTCCAGGCGGCCCACATCCTGGACATGCAGCTTCGGCGCCTGACTGCGCTGGAGAAGCAGAAGATCGTCGACGAGCGCGACGAGCTGGTCGCCCTGATCGACCAATTGGAGAAGCTGCTGGGCTCAGAGCAGCGCCAGCGCACCCTGGTGCTGAAGGAACTGGACGAGCTGGTGGAGCGGTTCGGACAGGATCGCCGCACCGAGATCGTGTCGCACCGAGACGCCCCGGTGTATGAGGCCACCCCAGTGGTAGAGCTGACGCCGAAGGCCGAAGGGCCGTGCGTGGTCACGCTGTCTACTACCGGCATCGTGGGCCGGGCTTCGGCAGGGGGTCGCCGGCGATCCCAGTTCGGGCGCCACGACGTGCTGACCGCATCAGTGGAAGCCGATTCGGCAAGCACGGTCTTGGCCGTCACCTCGGCCGGTCGAGTGATCGCCTCGCCGGTTTCGGCCATCCCCGAAGTGTCGGGCCGCAGTAGAGGTGCAGGGGCGTCCGAGGTGTTCGGGACAATCCGCAGCGAGGCCGTGCTCACCCTCGTGTTGCCCGGCAGTGATCCGATGACGCTGGTCACCACCGGCGGCACAGTGAAGCGGGTCGACCTGTCGGAGGCCGACAAGGGCCGAGCGACCAAGCAGGTCATCAAGCTGAAGCCCAACGACAAGGTGGTGGCCGCGTTCTGTGCCCCGGAGTCCGCCGAGATGGCGCTGGTCAGCCTCCACGGTCGTGCGCTGCGGGCCCCGATTCAATCGGTCTCCGTTCAAGGGCGCGGGGCATCGGGGGTTCGGGGTATGAAGCTCAAAAATGGCGACCGGATCATCGCCGCC
This region of bacterium genomic DNA includes:
- a CDS encoding transglycosylase family protein, whose protein sequence is MVVTMAAAGGVAFGQADEDGEAVQPVAVESAVPPWRDLERAQHNLEVAITARDSLQRALDRTVDELHRELARLDQLNSTDTGKQLLNDEAESLIVQEYMAGGYLEDLVFVLGVTEATDAIWRNALLSEVSEVFEEALEARENVPGERERTEARIRRLDDAIPYLSSRLRETAQSIEAAEWVVYIAEINDMADRELIENGFIEPTEQHWYNLRFCESTNNYTAESSNGLFYGAYQFEPRTWRTVGGTGNPAHARPEEQDARARLLYARRGDQPWPRAYCGRWLPHN
- a CDS encoding ferrochelatase; amino-acid sequence: MGQEPEAILIVSFGGPEGPDDVMPFLRNVTRGRGIGDERLAAVAEHYHLFGGVSPINQCNRDLVAALAAELGARGAGLPVYWGNRNWSPMLADTMAQMRDDGIGAAMGFVTSAFGSYSGCRQYAEDIEQARASVGPDAPMVHKVPPFWDQEGFLSAMADNLAAARRAEPSAPVVFTAHSIPQSMAATAPYEAQLNEACRRVAGRTGVQEWSLAYQSRSGPPQVPWLEPDIGDELDRLADAGADAVIVVPIGFVADHMEVVYDLDTEARQRADMLGLRLARVPTVGTHPAFVTMIADLVLAPPPAPCPVDCCLR
- a CDS encoding TIGR00266 family protein, with the translated sequence MQVDIRHAPSFAVARCALGGGEQVKVEAGAMSAHSSGMSLEAKVEGGMLKGLKRSVLGGESLFVSTYTAPAQGGWVDVAAKLPGDLRVIDLDGSQSWIIERGNWLASDASVEMDTKWGGFKSLVGGEGGFMAHAEGTGKVVVASYGAIDVVSLAVGETVVVDTSHMLAFPDTVSYELRRAVEGRSIQSMKSGEGFVFHFSGPGDILTQTRNQAQLIAWINTEIGSRE
- a CDS encoding long-chain-fatty-acid--CoA ligase, with translation MKELIYHRQFYPAVERYANEEAIVDGAYRASFATHGERVTRLANAMGSELGVKKGDRVAIMALNSASYLELYHACYLGAGVVNPLNLRLAGPELEYIVKDSGTEVAFVDGFFAEAFVKAMEAAGDSPIRTVVLIGSGDVPHDVAYEDLVAAGDTAAPPEPEEDDPVVLMYTGGTTGLPKGVLLQQRAEMLNVYHVAIGLGGTRDDDVFLCQTPLFHAASMASLLVIPASGSKMVTIPAFDPAGVMNLIEAEGITQTVMVPTMIGMCIQHPEYRPERLASLRELVYGASPMPEAVLSHLLEHLPDVNLLQGYGMTECSSVLTFLSAEDHVAGGPQLRSVGRPVFGVNLCIQDEDGNMLPDGEIGEVCARGGNYMKEYWNKPDATAEVFRDGWYHTGDAGYLDEEGYLFLVDRVKDMIVSGGENVYSSEVESAISTHPGVAQVAVIGIPDPVWGEAVHAVVVPAPGQEITEEEVCEHARQIIAGYKVPKSVEFRAEPLPLSGAMKVLKRELRAPYWEGQDKSIG
- a CDS encoding nuclear transport factor 2 family protein — protein: MDVESTVRWLKDRELIKEVPQRYARGIDRIDFDLVRSAFHPDCQISGTVISGDLDPYLDWTEKELHKFDATLHFMGNQYIDLEEGADEGHIETWAVAYHMRPEDSDVGDLILGLHYCDDVARFDDRWLITARTARPQWARGAFPAPPDELKSDWHDVDIRHV
- a CDS encoding PIN domain-containing protein, with amino-acid sequence MAPVFVDTSIWYAAADVGDAHRDIAQSLLAERAGDLVTSDLVLAELWNLVTARTNHANANRVVTAIASGVARIECTTPADFEAAQAMLDDYPDQSFSLTDRTSWALMERLAITQALAADADYRIHRYGPHKSQAFTVHP
- a CDS encoding type II toxin-antitoxin system VapC family toxin, which encodes MNSNAVVVDASALVAAVADIGPIGEQARAQLRDRRRSAPFLIDAEAGSALRSMALRGDLDERAAESARLLAERTIHHRHPHHGPLAARAWQLRHNLTFYDALYLALAESLNSPLVTADTRIARAQPDHPLILPVHHPN
- a CDS encoding antitoxin, whose protein sequence is MATIQIRDVSEEAYETIRRRSRAAGQSIQAYMKKQVERLAREPDEDAHFGELERFAQSHGTELDIDVLLADLDNNRR
- a CDS encoding SDR family NAD(P)-dependent oxidoreductase, translating into MNDRPVAFVTGASRGIGKACSVHLARAGFDVAVSARTVQEGEQREHSSTVQRSDTSPLPGSLSATAALVTEAGGDALIVAADLLDFDSLEAAAAITLEHWGRVDVLVNNGRYIGPGHMDRLLDTPIELLDCHLKANCLAPLVLTKAFLPQMVERGSGTLVNITSASGYADPTEAAGDGGWGMGYGISKGAFHRVAGFLAVEHGKDNINTFNVQPGYISTERIAQDMAQFGFEDTGQPADVIGAVVAWLATDPEATELNGTNIEAQFFCHERGLLPSWDGPEPNTAAIRYDLSGAILADKEAQLLAQSAQE
- a CDS encoding glycosyltransferase family 2 protein gives rise to the protein MTDEAAAGRKASGGREASGRLELCTVMPVYNEEEIAGQVAERWLGVLDSLGIDYELVAIVDGATDASEQILRAVAERHPRLVVDAKTNSGHGPTILRGYRRGTVTADWVFQTDSDDEMPASSFGELWNLRHQTDAVIGIRTSRNQSPGRRAITRAARFTARAAFGCRLADVNCPYRLMRSTVLAPLLTPIPDDTFAPNVVLSGMLTRSGARVAEVPVPHQDRTTGVVSILGWRALRAAVRSFGQTVRLSRARIPEI
- a CDS encoding DNA topoisomerase 4 subunit A — its product is MSNDRDTDVDFAREIVPVPVAEEMSESFLAYSLSVITSRAIPDVRDGLKPVQRRILYSMLNMGIRSDGPHRKSARVVGDTMGKYHPHGDAAIYDALVRLAQDFSRPITLVDPHGNFGTLDDPPAAPRYTECRLANAAMEMLAEIDEDTVDHRSTYDGESTEPECLPGRLPNLLVNGTTGIAVGMATNMAPHNLREVAEAIRLVMTKRRPKPTVDELLKALPGPDFPSGGLAIDAEEGGLRQIYESGRGSIRIQAKMAPVKLTRSRWGIEVTELPYMVGPEKVVKRVNDLIVDGKLPGIHDARNLSDRHHGLRILIECEPHVEPEKLYYDLFRLTPLEETFAVNNVVLVNGVPTTVGLYDLCRHYIDHRLDVVVRRTRHRLGRARDRHHILEGLITALDNIDEVVAIIRSSDDAAEARQRLQDALDLTEVQAAHILDMQLRRLTALEKQKIVDERDELVALIDQLEKLLGSEQRQRTLVLKELDELVERFGQDRRTEIVSHRDAPVYEATPVVELTPKAEGPCVVTLSTTGIVGRASAGGRRRSQFGRHDVLTASVEADSASTVLAVTSAGRVIASPVSAIPEVSGRSRGAGASEVFGTIRSEAVLTLVLPGSDPMTLVTTGGTVKRVDLSEADKGRATKQVIKLKPNDKVVAAFCAPESAEMALVSLHGRALRAPIQSVSVQGRGASGVRGMKLKNGDRIIAAAGVVGDEAVIMVDEKGSVDITPVTDIPATGRDGLGTQLGGEVPLAMAMVTPPADLLAEVDDNGKPAKAPVPFPLENGDAGHAVVLSVGMPRW